One genomic window of Polaromonas sp. SP1 includes the following:
- a CDS encoding CidA/LrgA family protein yields MTALRGLAWLLVFQSIGELLSRGFSLPFPGPVIGMVLLLVGLQSELVRGPVSVCADFLLAHLSLLFVPVGVGVMTHLSLVSQYGVRMLVVVAASTLAGLVVTVLTLHLLRDRGETPEEEPPHA; encoded by the coding sequence ATGACGGCACTGCGCGGATTAGCCTGGCTACTGGTCTTCCAGTCCATCGGCGAGCTGCTTTCGCGCGGCTTTTCACTGCCTTTTCCGGGCCCGGTGATCGGCATGGTTTTGCTGCTGGTGGGCCTGCAATCAGAGCTGGTGCGAGGCCCTGTGTCAGTGTGCGCAGACTTCCTGCTTGCGCACCTTTCGTTACTCTTTGTGCCCGTCGGCGTGGGCGTGATGACCCATCTTTCGCTGGTCAGCCAGTACGGCGTGCGCATGCTGGTGGTGGTGGCGGCGTCCACATTGGCCGGTTTGGTGGTCACGGTGCTGACGCTGCACCTGCTGCGGGACCGCGGCGAGACCCCTGAAGAGGAGCCGCCGCATGCCTAA
- a CDS encoding LrgB family protein, whose translation MPKFVELWVYLSATPLFGLTATLAVYVLAQAMYSRLGQAPWANPVLWTVVCLAGGLLLTGVPYPTYFAGAQFIHFLLGPAVVALAWPLWLRRAELRRRWGRLLLAAVAGGIAASGSALLLGWALGLPSEVTLSLAPKSVTAPVAMGIAEKIGGIPALAAVFAVVTGLVGALSGKYLFDALRIPTNPSGWAARGFALGTVSHGLGAARALQVNADAGAYAGLALGLQVVLASALIPLAFKWL comes from the coding sequence ATGCCTAAATTTGTGGAGCTCTGGGTCTACCTGTCGGCCACGCCGCTGTTCGGCCTGACGGCGACGCTGGCGGTGTACGTGCTGGCGCAGGCCATGTATTCGCGGCTCGGGCAAGCACCCTGGGCCAACCCGGTGCTGTGGACGGTCGTGTGCCTGGCCGGCGGCCTGCTGCTCACCGGTGTGCCTTATCCCACTTACTTTGCGGGCGCGCAGTTCATCCACTTTTTACTGGGCCCAGCAGTGGTGGCCCTGGCCTGGCCGCTGTGGCTGCGGCGCGCAGAACTGCGCCGGCGCTGGGGGCGTTTGTTGTTGGCCGCAGTCGCAGGCGGCATTGCGGCCAGCGGCTCCGCGCTGCTGCTGGGCTGGGCGCTGGGCTTGCCTTCGGAAGTCACGCTATCGCTCGCGCCCAAATCCGTCACCGCACCGGTGGCCATGGGCATTGCAGAAAAGATAGGCGGCATTCCGGCGCTGGCTGCGGTGTTCGCAGTAGTGACTGGCCTGGTGGGCGCGCTCAGCGGCAAATACCTGTTTGATGCCTTGCGCATCCCTACCAACCCATCGGGCTGGGCCGCGCGCGGTTTTGCGCTGGGCACGGTGTCGCACGGCCTGGGCGCGGCGCGGGCCCTGCAGGTCAACGCAGATGCGGGGGCCTATGCGGGGCTGGCGCTGGGCCTGCAGGTGGTGTTGGCCTCGGCACTGATACCGCTGGCCTTCAAGTGGCTTTAA
- a CDS encoding polymer-forming cytoskeletal protein, translating to MATPFFGKRENETPAGLRNGPGSGYANTGSASTLHSAPLSGSGQQNTTKPVSEAAPSTSTAKEGGSKLTVGPNIKLKGVEITDCDTLVVEGLVEATMDSRVIQISEQGAFKGSAEIDVAEIRGEFNGNLTVRQKLVIYSTGKVTGIIRYGKLVIEEGGQLSGEILFGALAAAKPASVVKTGLQAV from the coding sequence ATGGCAACACCGTTCTTTGGCAAGCGAGAAAACGAGACACCGGCGGGCCTGCGCAATGGTCCTGGAAGCGGCTATGCAAACACCGGCTCGGCCAGCACACTGCATTCGGCGCCGCTCTCCGGCTCGGGCCAGCAGAACACCACCAAGCCCGTGAGTGAAGCCGCACCCTCCACCAGCACCGCCAAGGAAGGCGGCAGCAAGCTGACGGTAGGCCCCAACATCAAACTCAAGGGCGTTGAGATCACCGACTGCGACACGCTGGTCGTCGAAGGCCTGGTCGAAGCCACCATGGATTCGCGCGTGATCCAGATTTCCGAGCAAGGCGCCTTCAAGGGCTCCGCAGAAATCGACGTGGCGGAAATCCGCGGCGAGTTCAACGGCAACCTCACGGTGCGCCAGAAGCTGGTGATCTATTCGACCGGCAAAGTTACCGGCATCATCCGTTACGGCAAGCTGGTGATTGAAGAGGGCGGCCAGCTCTCGGGCGAAATTTTGTTCGGCGCACTGGCTGCGGCCAAGCCGGCCAGCGTGGTGAAGACCGGTTTACAGGCGGTGTAG
- a CDS encoding methylated-DNA--[protein]-cysteine S-methyltransferase codes for MPPASEPHSFTLFGTAIGWCALVWNDHGIAAVRLPEATEGRMLSRLYRQFPLLAQEAPPPAIQQAIDAMVGLLGGEARDLRFCRLDLRGIAPFHRRVYAIAQDILPGKTRTYGDIATQLGEPHASRAVGQALGHNPFPIIVPCHRVLAAGAQSGGFSAPGGVSTKLRMLLIEGAEIGGAPGLFDREPPPSP; via the coding sequence ATGCCCCCAGCCAGCGAACCCCACAGCTTCACGCTTTTTGGCACCGCCATCGGCTGGTGCGCGCTGGTGTGGAACGACCATGGCATCGCCGCGGTGCGGCTGCCGGAAGCCACGGAGGGCCGCATGCTCTCCCGTCTGTACCGGCAGTTCCCGTTGCTGGCGCAGGAAGCCCCGCCGCCCGCCATACAGCAGGCGATAGACGCGATGGTGGGCCTGCTCGGGGGCGAGGCCCGCGACCTGCGCTTTTGCAGGCTGGACCTGCGCGGCATCGCGCCGTTTCACCGCCGGGTGTACGCGATTGCGCAAGACATCCTGCCGGGCAAGACGCGCACCTACGGCGACATCGCCACCCAGCTGGGCGAGCCCCACGCATCGCGTGCGGTGGGCCAGGCGCTGGGGCACAACCCCTTTCCCATCATCGTGCCCTGCCACCGCGTGCTGGCGGCCGGCGCGCAGTCGGGCGGCTTCTCCGCGCCCGGCGGCGTCTCGACCAAGCTGCGCATGCTGCTGATCGAAGGCGCCGAGATCGGCGGCGCGCCAGGGCTGTTTGACCGCGAGCCGCCGCCTTCTCCGTAA
- a CDS encoding glutathione S-transferase family protein — protein sequence MPNTSKESTPAIRLYSARLSMFGAKVQIAAFEKSIPLDIVMVPFTQTEGYSPKHPEVVRINPKKQVPVLVNGDLELFDSTQILEYLEDLRPEPALWPAGIAARARARQMEHMSDEVYFPHIIRLMGLQHDLGDPQAVAAVEGARAFYERLEKLLAGREFVMETFSFADIALYMAMLFGERLGAPLTPATPLLLAWRGRMSARPSVQSAVIPMAKYLLSDGRPLPAFMAQMLHAT from the coding sequence ATGCCCAACACCTCTAAAGAATCAACGCCCGCCATCCGCCTTTATTCCGCGCGCCTCAGCATGTTCGGCGCCAAAGTGCAGATCGCCGCCTTTGAAAAAAGCATCCCGCTGGACATCGTCATGGTGCCCTTCACGCAGACCGAGGGTTACTCGCCCAAGCACCCGGAGGTCGTGCGCATCAACCCGAAAAAGCAGGTGCCGGTGCTGGTCAACGGCGACCTGGAACTGTTCGACTCGACGCAGATCCTGGAGTACCTGGAAGACCTGCGGCCCGAGCCTGCACTCTGGCCCGCCGGCATTGCCGCGCGTGCGCGGGCCCGCCAGATGGAACATATGTCTGACGAGGTGTACTTCCCGCACATCATCCGGCTCATGGGCTTGCAGCATGACCTGGGCGACCCGCAGGCTGTTGCGGCGGTAGAAGGCGCACGCGCTTTTTACGAACGGCTTGAAAAGCTCCTCGCAGGCCGTGAGTTCGTGATGGAGACTTTTTCGTTTGCCGATATCGCGCTGTACATGGCGATGCTGTTCGGCGAACGCCTGGGCGCGCCCCTCACGCCGGCCACGCCGCTGCTGCTGGCCTGGCGCGGCCGCATGAGCGCGCGGCCTTCGGTGCAAAGCGCCGTCATCCCGATGGCGAAATACCTGCTGTCCGACGGAAGGCCTTTGCCTGCCTTTATGGCGCAAATGCTGCACGCGACCTGA
- the fusA gene encoding elongation factor G yields MPRHTPIERYRNIGISAHIDAGKTTTTERILFYTGVNYKIGEVHEGTATMDWMEQEQERGITITSAATTAFWKGMAGNYPEHRINIIDTPGHVDFTIEVERSMRVLDGAVMVYDAVGGVQPQSETVWRQANKYKVPRLAFVNKMDRVGADFFRVQRQISERLKGVAVPVQIPVGAEDHFQGVVDLVKMKAIIWDDTSQGVKFEYGDIPADLVETANEWRTKMIEAAAEANDELLNKYLSGETLSEEEIKSGLRQRTVANEIVPMLCGSAFKNKGVQAMLDAVIDYLPSPVDVPAILGHTEDDVGEAERHPNDDEPFSALAFKIMTDPYVGQLIFFRVYSGVVKAGDTVYNPVKGKRERLGRILQMHANERNEVKEVRAGDIAAAVGLKEATTGDTLCDPAHVIILEKMVFPEPVISQAVEPKTQADQEKMGIALNRLAQEDPSFRVHTDEESGQTIISGMGELHLEILVDRMKREFSVEANVGKPQVAYRETIRQAVNDVEGKFIKQSGGRGQYGHAVINLEPQPSGKGYEFVDAIKGGVIPREYIPAVNKGIVETLKAGVLAGYPVVDVKATLVFGSYHDVDSNENAFRMAGSLAFKEAMRRAKPVLLEPVMAVEVEMPEDFMGNVMGDLSSRRGMVQGMEDIAGGGGKLVRAEVPLSEMFGYSTTLRSLTQGRATYTMEFKRYAETTPDVSAAIVRGKAG; encoded by the coding sequence ATGCCCCGCCACACCCCCATCGAGCGTTATCGCAACATCGGCATCAGTGCGCACATTGATGCCGGCAAAACCACCACCACCGAGCGCATCCTGTTCTACACGGGTGTGAACTACAAGATCGGTGAAGTCCATGAAGGCACGGCCACCATGGACTGGATGGAGCAGGAGCAGGAGCGCGGCATCACCATCACTTCGGCAGCGACCACCGCCTTCTGGAAAGGCATGGCCGGCAACTACCCCGAGCACCGCATCAACATCATCGACACCCCGGGCCACGTGGACTTCACCATCGAGGTGGAGCGCTCCATGCGCGTGCTCGACGGCGCGGTCATGGTGTACGACGCCGTGGGCGGCGTGCAGCCGCAGTCGGAAACCGTCTGGCGCCAGGCCAACAAATACAAGGTTCCGCGCCTGGCCTTCGTCAACAAGATGGACCGGGTGGGCGCGGATTTTTTCCGCGTGCAGCGCCAGATCAGCGAGCGCCTCAAGGGCGTGGCCGTGCCGGTGCAAATACCGGTCGGCGCCGAGGACCACTTCCAGGGCGTGGTCGACCTCGTCAAGATGAAAGCCATCATCTGGGACGACACCAGCCAGGGCGTGAAGTTTGAGTACGGCGACATCCCGGCCGACCTGGTGGAAACCGCCAACGAGTGGCGCACCAAAATGATCGAGGCCGCCGCCGAAGCCAACGACGAGTTGCTCAACAAGTACCTGTCAGGCGAAACGCTGAGCGAAGAAGAAATCAAAAGCGGCCTGCGCCAGCGCACCGTGGCCAACGAGATCGTGCCCATGCTCTGCGGCAGCGCCTTCAAGAACAAGGGCGTGCAGGCCATGCTGGACGCGGTGATCGACTACCTGCCTTCGCCGGTGGACGTGCCCGCCATCCTGGGCCACACCGAGGACGACGTGGGCGAGGCCGAGCGCCACCCGAACGACGACGAGCCCTTCTCGGCGCTGGCCTTCAAAATCATGACCGACCCCTACGTCGGCCAGCTGATTTTCTTTCGCGTGTACTCGGGTGTGGTCAAAGCCGGCGACACGGTTTACAACCCCGTCAAGGGCAAACGCGAACGCCTGGGCCGCATCCTGCAGATGCACGCCAATGAACGCAACGAAGTCAAGGAAGTGCGCGCCGGTGACATCGCCGCCGCCGTGGGCCTGAAAGAAGCCACCACCGGCGACACGCTGTGCGACCCCGCCCACGTCATCATCCTGGAGAAGATGGTGTTCCCCGAGCCGGTGATTTCCCAGGCCGTGGAGCCCAAGACCCAGGCCGACCAGGAAAAAATGGGCATCGCCCTGAACCGCCTCGCGCAGGAGGACCCGTCCTTTCGCGTGCACACCGACGAGGAATCCGGCCAGACCATCATCTCGGGCATGGGCGAGCTGCACCTGGAGATTCTGGTCGACCGCATGAAGCGCGAGTTCAGCGTGGAAGCCAATGTGGGCAAACCGCAGGTCGCTTACCGCGAGACGATCAGGCAGGCGGTGAACGATGTCGAAGGCAAGTTCATCAAGCAGTCGGGCGGGCGCGGCCAGTACGGCCACGCCGTGATCAATCTGGAGCCGCAGCCTTCAGGCAAGGGTTATGAGTTTGTCGACGCCATCAAGGGCGGGGTGATCCCGCGCGAATACATCCCGGCCGTCAACAAAGGCATTGTGGAAACCCTCAAGGCCGGTGTGCTGGCGGGCTACCCGGTGGTCGATGTGAAGGCCACGCTGGTATTCGGCTCCTACCATGACGTCGACTCCAACGAGAACGCCTTCCGCATGGCCGGCTCGCTCGCCTTCAAGGAGGCCATGCGCCGCGCCAAGCCGGTGCTGCTGGAGCCCGTGATGGCGGTCGAGGTCGAAATGCCCGAGGACTTCATGGGCAATGTGATGGGCGACCTGTCGTCACGGCGCGGCATGGTGCAAGGCATGGAAGACATCGCGGGCGGTGGCGGCAAGCTGGTGCGCGCCGAAGTGCCGCTGTCGGAAATGTTCGGCTACTCCACCACGCTGCGCTCGCTCACACAGGGCCGCGCGACCTACACGATGGAGTTCAAGCGTTATGCCGAAACCACGCCCGATGTGTCGGCAGCCATCGTGCGCGGCAAGGCCGGCTAG
- a CDS encoding tetratricopeptide repeat protein: MKNSFGKRAVALSLLAMAAVTTTVHAQSDLPLTGPAWVLADAAYKAFARGDYADARGKANEALRLRPDAVQLQELIRKLDAAQSRPAARAGRAAPANRVTPSARQATRPDAGPLPSAAPAPDPAFTAADAGYKAYDRADYAAAVIAAQEAVRLAPLNRDYRLLQVNALAAAGRLPEADQAITQAVAVAGDDGRLAAQQGPLRRRMADAQAQAVGAAAYQDFERQDFAGAAGKAEQALALSPGNRDYRLLMVNSLYRSGQYPQAEQQAGLAIADAPDASLYMQRGLIRQRMGLQAAAREDFEAALRLGGLPVATEINLLAELGLTDQARLRFEQAQAAGSLASLSDVERAYLAVRVGDDAQGLEAFNRADASGKLANTAWRDAAFAAVRVGEDAQAIGYFKRSIDDANAQKLALTPQQVFETRRAVAEVSREFGAIASLSYRGGVSGLGLPPGTATDSLQAGAEAYWRPWGFRNGRYTEVFARGFETLYSKGGGTTGSKTLQTAIGIRHKPFTDVNLVGSISRVFAPSGGRDDWLAQLGYSGGTGGDLRVDQSSWWTSRYSAEIGRYLSAGQTYGLAQADVGRSIRVGESGKWVVFPHVSAAADYNSTAISRSSVGIGPGISARYWFREDVYNAPRSYLDVALQYRWRVSGASRAGGVFLVTTLSY; this comes from the coding sequence ATGAAAAACTCCTTTGGAAAACGTGCGGTGGCCTTGTCCCTGCTGGCCATGGCGGCTGTCACGACGACCGTCCACGCGCAGTCGGACCTGCCTTTGACGGGGCCGGCCTGGGTGCTGGCGGATGCCGCATACAAGGCCTTTGCGCGCGGTGACTATGCGGATGCACGGGGCAAGGCCAATGAGGCGCTGCGCTTGCGGCCCGACGCCGTGCAATTGCAGGAGCTCATTCGCAAGCTGGACGCGGCGCAGAGCCGGCCGGCAGCGCGTGCAGGCCGCGCGGCGCCCGCGAACCGTGTAACGCCTTCGGCGCGGCAGGCTACGCGTCCCGACGCTGGCCCTCTGCCATCCGCGGCGCCTGCGCCCGACCCGGCTTTCACGGCTGCCGACGCCGGCTACAAAGCCTATGACCGCGCGGACTACGCGGCTGCGGTGATTGCCGCGCAAGAGGCGGTGCGCCTTGCGCCGCTGAACCGCGACTACCGGTTGCTGCAGGTCAATGCGCTGGCCGCGGCCGGGCGCCTGCCCGAGGCGGACCAGGCCATTACGCAGGCTGTCGCTGTTGCCGGGGATGACGGCCGCCTGGCAGCCCAGCAAGGGCCGCTGCGCCGGCGCATGGCCGATGCGCAGGCGCAAGCTGTGGGCGCCGCCGCCTACCAGGACTTTGAGCGCCAGGATTTTGCGGGCGCTGCCGGCAAGGCCGAGCAGGCGCTTGCGCTGTCTCCGGGCAACCGCGACTACCGGTTGCTGATGGTGAATTCCTTGTACCGCAGCGGGCAGTACCCGCAGGCCGAGCAGCAGGCAGGGCTTGCGATTGCCGACGCGCCGGATGCTTCGCTGTACATGCAGCGCGGGCTGATTCGCCAGCGCATGGGCCTGCAAGCCGCGGCGCGCGAAGACTTTGAGGCAGCGCTGCGCCTGGGCGGGCTGCCCGTCGCGACCGAGATCAACCTGCTGGCCGAGCTGGGGCTGACGGACCAGGCTCGCCTGCGCTTTGAGCAGGCCCAGGCCGCAGGGTCGCTGGCCAGCCTGTCCGACGTGGAGCGCGCCTACCTGGCCGTTCGTGTGGGGGACGATGCACAGGGGCTCGAAGCCTTCAACCGCGCCGATGCGTCAGGCAAGCTGGCCAACACCGCCTGGCGTGATGCCGCTTTTGCGGCAGTGCGGGTGGGCGAAGACGCGCAGGCGATCGGGTATTTCAAGCGCAGCATCGACGATGCGAATGCGCAGAAGCTGGCGCTGACACCGCAGCAGGTGTTTGAGACACGGCGTGCGGTGGCGGAAGTCTCGCGCGAGTTCGGGGCGATCGCCTCGCTCAGCTACCGCGGCGGGGTGTCGGGGCTGGGCTTGCCGCCGGGCACCGCCACCGACAGCCTGCAGGCCGGCGCCGAGGCTTATTGGCGCCCCTGGGGCTTCAGGAACGGCCGCTACACCGAGGTGTTTGCGCGCGGCTTTGAAACCTTGTACAGCAAGGGTGGCGGCACGACCGGCAGCAAGACCCTGCAGACAGCCATCGGCATACGCCACAAGCCCTTCACCGATGTCAACCTCGTGGGCTCCATCAGTCGGGTGTTTGCGCCCTCCGGCGGGCGTGACGACTGGCTGGCCCAGCTGGGTTATTCCGGCGGCACCGGCGGTGACTTGCGCGTGGACCAGTCTTCATGGTGGACCAGCCGGTATTCGGCCGAGATCGGGCGTTATCTTTCTGCGGGGCAAACCTACGGCCTGGCGCAGGCAGATGTCGGCCGCAGTATCCGGGTCGGCGAGTCCGGCAAGTGGGTGGTGTTTCCGCATGTGTCCGCAGCGGCCGACTACAATTCGACTGCCATCTCGCGCAGTTCTGTGGGCATCGGGCCCGGCATCAGCGCGCGCTACTGGTTTCGCGAAGATGTCTACAACGCGCCGCGCTCTTACCTGGACGTTGCGCTGCAGTACCGCTGGCGCGTCAGCGGGGCCTCGCGGGCCGGTGGCGTGTTTCTCGTCACCACCTTGTCTTACTGA
- a CDS encoding glycosyl transferase family protein, whose translation MIWTLFTANYYAALEMLAAIVAVLIFISSVDDLFIDAWYWTRRVFRSFTVKRKYAPMTAEHLREKSEQTLAIMVPAWLEYDVIAAMIENMVEVLEYQNYVVFVGTYVNDAKTIEEVERMQKRYKQLHRVEVPHAGPTCKADCLNWVVQAIFAYEEEHGMEFAGVVLHDSEDVLHPLELKFFNYLLPRKDMIQLPVASLEREWYELVAGTYMDEFAESHAKDMVVRESVAGVVPSAGVGTCFSRRALKALVGSTRNKPFNTDSLTEDYDVGNRLGQLGMQAIFGVFPVGFRVARTAWFGSKPKREVLVRMPLSVREFFPDTFRQAYRQKARWVLGIGLQSWEQIAWQGSLAARYLLLRDRKSTITALVNVLAYVLVLQFLVFHIGLATGWWSVFYPSLFAENSWWRVLIYLNAVSLIIRCGHRIYFTTTLYGWEHGLMSLPRMVVSNFVNFMAVARAWRLYLSYLFRGKALAWDKTMHDFPTGGQLLRRRQRLGELLQSWKAVDEEMLSKALKEQALTEMPLGQILISNGWLDEETLAEAIAYQSGLVRTKLTKALVMDHAGATPKDFGTRFRAIYIGLDPGSQPILAVVTPLPDEAVSELVEIFGVEPRQRIVRESELAIGLRLLRGVDDSFSRVNGGVPGVPLLGDMLVEQGLLKRQVFENAMQTYRPDRHGRVGDYLVDQGVLLRDVIERVVNQQRQMHAELSRVQPAN comes from the coding sequence ATGATCTGGACACTTTTTACCGCCAACTACTACGCGGCCCTGGAGATGCTGGCCGCGATAGTCGCAGTGCTGATTTTCATCTCTTCGGTCGACGACCTTTTCATCGACGCCTGGTACTGGACGCGGCGCGTTTTCCGCTCCTTCACAGTCAAGCGCAAATATGCACCCATGACCGCGGAGCACCTGCGCGAAAAGAGTGAGCAGACGCTGGCCATCATGGTTCCTGCATGGCTCGAATACGACGTGATCGCAGCCATGATCGAAAACATGGTCGAGGTGCTGGAGTACCAGAACTATGTGGTGTTTGTCGGCACTTATGTCAACGATGCAAAAACCATCGAAGAAGTCGAGCGCATGCAAAAGCGCTACAAGCAGCTGCATCGCGTGGAAGTGCCGCACGCCGGGCCCACCTGCAAGGCCGACTGCCTGAACTGGGTGGTGCAGGCCATTTTTGCGTATGAGGAAGAGCACGGCATGGAGTTCGCCGGCGTGGTGCTGCACGACAGCGAGGATGTGTTGCACCCGCTGGAGCTGAAGTTCTTCAACTACCTGCTCCCGCGCAAGGACATGATCCAGTTGCCGGTCGCCTCGCTCGAGCGCGAATGGTACGAGCTGGTGGCCGGAACCTACATGGACGAGTTCGCCGAGAGCCATGCCAAAGACATGGTGGTGCGCGAGAGCGTGGCCGGCGTCGTGCCGTCCGCGGGTGTCGGGACCTGCTTTTCCAGGCGCGCCCTGAAGGCGCTGGTCGGCTCCACGCGCAACAAGCCCTTCAACACGGACAGCCTGACCGAGGATTACGACGTCGGCAACCGCCTGGGGCAACTGGGCATGCAGGCCATCTTCGGCGTGTTTCCGGTCGGCTTCCGGGTGGCGCGGACGGCCTGGTTCGGCTCCAAACCCAAGCGTGAAGTGCTGGTGCGCATGCCGCTGTCGGTCCGGGAATTTTTCCCGGATACCTTCCGCCAGGCTTACCGCCAAAAAGCGCGCTGGGTGCTGGGAATCGGCCTGCAGAGCTGGGAGCAGATCGCCTGGCAGGGCTCGCTGGCCGCACGCTACCTGCTGCTGCGTGACCGCAAAAGCACCATCACCGCGCTGGTCAACGTGCTGGCCTATGTGCTGGTGTTGCAGTTCCTGGTGTTTCACATCGGCCTGGCGACGGGCTGGTGGAGTGTGTTCTATCCCTCGCTGTTTGCCGAGAACAGCTGGTGGCGCGTGCTGATTTACCTGAACGCGGTGTCGCTGATCATCCGCTGCGGGCACCGCATTTACTTCACCACCACGCTCTACGGCTGGGAGCACGGCCTGATGTCGCTGCCGCGCATGGTGGTCAGCAACTTCGTCAATTTCATGGCCGTAGCGCGCGCCTGGCGCCTCTATCTGTCTTACCTCTTTCGCGGCAAGGCGCTGGCGTGGGACAAGACCATGCATGACTTTCCCACCGGCGGCCAGCTGCTGCGCCGCCGCCAGCGGCTGGGCGAATTGCTGCAGTCGTGGAAGGCGGTGGACGAGGAGATGCTGAGCAAGGCGCTCAAGGAGCAGGCGCTCACCGAGATGCCGCTGGGCCAGATCCTGATTTCCAATGGCTGGCTCGACGAGGAAACGCTGGCCGAAGCCATCGCGTACCAGTCGGGCCTGGTACGCACGAAGTTGACCAAAGCGCTGGTCATGGACCATGCGGGCGCCACGCCCAAGGATTTCGGCACGCGCTTTCGGGCCATCTATATAGGGCTTGATCCCGGCAGCCAGCCCATCCTGGCTGTGGTGACACCGTTGCCGGACGAGGCGGTGAGCGAGCTCGTGGAAATCTTCGGTGTTGAACCCAGGCAGCGCATCGTGCGCGAGAGCGAACTGGCCATCGGACTGCGCTTGCTCAGGGGCGTCGATGACAGTTTCTCCAGAGTGAACGGCGGCGTGCCCGGTGTGCCTTTGCTCGGTGACATGCTGGTAGAGCAAGGCCTGCTCAAGCGCCAGGTTTTTGAAAATGCGATGCAGACCTACCGCCCCGACCGCCACGGCCGTGTCGGCGACTACCTGGTCGACCAGGGTGTTCTCCTGCGCGACGTCATCGAGCGGGTTGTCAATCAGCAGCGACAGATGCACGCCGAACTGTCGCGTGTGCAACCAGCGAATTAA